The proteins below come from a single Methanosarcinales archaeon genomic window:
- the ltrA gene encoding group II intron reverse transcriptase/maturase translates to MNGGKLVNVSNSTTLKSEKLTDIRLKIQWNDIDWKKVIINVNRLQTRITKAVKEGKWHLVKRLQYLLIHSFYAKLLAVRTICQNKGKRTAGIDGEKWITPKAKMNAALDLSDKSYKAKPLKRVFIEKVGKKKKRPLGIPTMYDRAMQALYALALGPVAEASADIASFGFRKYRSAQDACEQIFICLSKKNSAQWILEGDIKGCFDNINHEWLLDNIPMDQSILKKFLKAGFVYKHHLNPTKAGTPQGGIISPVLANMALDGIERAISDKYYTGKIWKGHNPKKVNFARYADDFIVTADSEETAKEVKELIEVLLKERGLELSEEKTLITHIDQGFDFLGWNFRKYKGKLLIKPSRKSIENVKQKISDIIKKGKAWKQEDLIGALNPIITGWTNYHQSVVSKETFSKLDNTVWNMLWKWTKSRHPKKSKSWVASRYWHSEGTRNWVFSTKKNKLKLFSDTKIVRHTRLKLDRNPYLDKEYFDVRRYKLRARKIANKHKTSGVEMNICSFI, encoded by the coding sequence ATGAACGGAGGTAAACTTGTGAATGTAAGTAATTCAACGACGCTTAAAAGCGAGAAACTTACAGATATAAGACTAAAAATCCAATGGAATGATATCGATTGGAAAAAGGTCATTATAAATGTTAACAGGCTACAAACCAGAATTACAAAAGCAGTTAAAGAAGGAAAATGGCATTTAGTAAAAAGACTACAGTATTTATTAATCCATTCGTTCTATGCAAAATTGTTAGCAGTGAGAACGATATGTCAGAATAAGGGTAAAAGAACAGCAGGAATTGATGGCGAAAAGTGGATAACACCCAAAGCCAAAATGAACGCTGCTCTTGATTTATCTGACAAGAGTTATAAAGCCAAACCCTTGAAAAGAGTTTTCATTGAGAAGGTTGGTAAAAAGAAGAAACGACCCTTAGGTATCCCGACCATGTATGACAGAGCCATGCAGGCATTATATGCTCTTGCATTGGGGCCTGTTGCAGAAGCCTCAGCTGATATTGCTTCCTTTGGCTTCAGAAAATATAGAAGTGCACAGGATGCATGTGAGCAAATTTTCATCTGCTTGAGCAAGAAAAACTCTGCTCAATGGATACTGGAAGGCGATATAAAAGGCTGTTTCGATAATATCAATCATGAATGGTTACTGGACAATATCCCGATGGACCAATCGATTCTAAAGAAATTTCTTAAAGCAGGTTTTGTATACAAACATCATTTGAATCCTACCAAAGCAGGCACACCACAAGGTGGTATAATCTCGCCAGTCCTCGCGAACATGGCTTTGGACGGGATTGAACGTGCAATTTCAGATAAGTACTATACCGGGAAAATCTGGAAGGGCCATAACCCGAAAAAGGTGAACTTCGCACGGTATGCGGACGATTTTATCGTAACTGCTGATTCAGAGGAGACTGCTAAGGAAGTTAAAGAATTAATTGAAGTTTTACTGAAGGAAAGAGGTCTGGAACTGTCAGAAGAGAAAACACTGATTACTCATATAGACCAGGGGTTTGACTTTCTAGGTTGGAATTTCAGAAAATACAAGGGGAAACTACTTATCAAGCCTTCCAGGAAGTCTATTGAGAATGTCAAACAAAAAATAAGCGACATTATTAAAAAAGGGAAGGCATGGAAACAGGAAGACCTTATTGGTGCTCTTAACCCCATTATTACTGGTTGGACAAACTATCATCAATCAGTAGTGTCTAAAGAAACATTCAGCAAACTAGACAATACAGTTTGGAATATGCTGTGGAAATGGACAAAAAGTCGACATCCCAAAAAATCCAAGTCCTGGGTAGCCAGTAGATACTGGCATAGTGAAGGGACCCGGAACTGGGTATTTTCTACGAAAAAGAACAAACTAAAACTCTTCTCAGATACAAAGATCGTGAGACACACACGTCTCAAAC